A part of Vigna radiata var. radiata cultivar VC1973A chromosome 11, Vradiata_ver6, whole genome shotgun sequence genomic DNA contains:
- the LOC106776695 gene encoding pentatricopeptide repeat-containing protein At4g39530-like, giving the protein MIRHTALDPDFAYKVCGVLQPFLLSLAKSSNPVTLRQCSQIHAKLIVSQCISQTHLTNTLLNMYAKFGHLRHAHILFDYMPNKNVVTWTTLISSHLRTGSLPKAFEMFNKMRETNERPNEYTFSVLLRACATPSLWGVGLQIHGLLVRSGLERDKFAGSSIVHMYFNCGNNLEGACRAFHDLLTKDLVAWNVMISGFAHVGDFSMVHRLFSEMWEVQGLKPDDSTFVSLLKCCSYLEQVKQIHGLASKFGAEADVVVGSAMVDLYAKCGDVSSCRKVFDSMEEKDNFVWSSIISGYTMNGRGEEAVHFFKDMCRQRIRSDQHVFSSTLKACVELEDFNTGVQVHGQMIKAGYQKDCFVASVLLTLYASFGELVDVDKVFRRIVDKDIVAWNSMIMAHAQPGRGSSPSMKLLQELRRTTSLQIQAATLVIILKSCENKLDFPVGRQIHSLIVKSSVSHHTLVGNALVHVYSECGQIGDAFKAFIDIVQKDDGSWSSIIGTYKQNGLESEALELCKEMLADGITFTVYSLPLCISACSQLSIIQVGKQLHVFSIKSGYNRHVYVASSIIDMYAKCGTMEESEKVFGEQVEPNEVIYNAVMCGYAHHGKAQEAIEVFNKLEKNGLTPNHVTFLAVLSACSHSGYVEDTLYFFTLMLNKYKIKPESEHYACLVDAFGRAGRLEEAYQIVQKDGSESAWRTLLSACRNHNNTEIGEKSAMRMIELNPSDHASYILLSNIYTGEGKWEEALQCREKMAKIRLKKDPGSSWLI; this is encoded by the coding sequence ATGATCCGGCACACGGCGTTGGACCCAGATTTTGCATACAAAGTATGTGGTGTGCTACAGCCGTTTTTGCTGTCACTGGCAAAGTCTTCGAATCCCGTAACGCTGAGACAATGCAGTCAAATCCACGCAAAGCTCATTGTCTCCCAATGCATTTCACAAACCCACTTAACCAATACTCTCTTGAATATGTATGCCAAATTTGGTCACCTTCGCCATGCCCATATCCTGTTCGACTATATGCCTAACAAGAATGTTGTCACCTGGACAACCTTAATTTCCTCGCATCTCCGAACTGGGTCACTCCCAAAAGCCTTTGAGATGTTCAATAAGATGCGTGAAACGAATGAGAGGCCCAATGAGTACACGTTCTCTGTTCTGCTTCGAGCTTGTGCCACTCCTTCATTGTGGGGAGTGGGTTTGCAGATTCATGGTCTGCTAGTTCGATCTGGGCTTGAGAGAGACAAGTTTGCTGGGAGCTCTATTGTGCATATGTACTTTAACTGTGGCAATAATCTCGAGGGTGCATGTCGTGCTTTTCATGACTTGTTGACGAAAGACCTTGTTGCATGGAATGTTATGATTTCTGGGTTTGCTCATGTTGGTGACTTTAGCATGGTTCATAGGTTGTTTTCTGAGATGTGGGAGGTCCAAGGATTGAAACCCGATGATAGTACGTTTGTTAGCTTACTCAAGTGCTGTTCTTATTTAGAACAGGTAAAGCAAATCCATGGGCTTGCATCTAAGTTTGGTGCCGAAGCTGATGTTGTGGTGGGAAGTGCTATGGTTGACTTGTATGCCAAATGTGGGGATGTAAGTTCTTGCAGGAAAGTCTTTGACTCCATGGAGGAGAAGGATAACTTTGTTTGGAGTTCTATCATTTCAGGCTATACCATGAATGGTAGAGGCGAGGAAGCTGTGCATTTTTTCAAGGACATGTGTAGACAAAGGATTAGATCAGATCAGCATGTGTTTTCGAGTACTTTGAAAGCTTGTGTTGAACTGGAGGACTTTAACACTGGAGTTCAAGTGCATGGCCAAATGATAAAAGCTGGGTATCAAAAGGATTGTTTTGTAGCAAGTGTGTTGCTGACTCTCTATGCCAGTTTTGGTGAACTTGTGGATGTGGACAAGGTGTTTAGAAGAATTGTTGATAAAGATATTGTAGCGTGGAATTCGATGATCATGGCTCATGCTCAACCAGGGCGAGGATCTAGTCCCTCTATGAAACTATTACAAGAACTTCGCAGAACCACCTCGTTGCAAATTCAAGCTGCCACCCTAGTTATTATTCTGAAGTCTTGTGAGAATAAACTAGATTTTCCTGTAGGTAGACAAATTCATTCACTTATAGTAAAATCGAGTGTGAGCCATCATACTTTGGTTGGCAACGCATTAGTTCACGTGTACTCTGAGTGTGGACAAATTGGTGATGCATTTAAAGCTTTTATTGACATTGTCCAAAAAGATGACGGTTCTTGGAGTTCTATTATTGGAACTTATAAACAAAATGGGCTGGAATCAGAAGCTTTGGAGCTATGCAAAGAGATGTTGGCTGATGGAATCACTTTTACCGTTTATAGCCTTCCATTGTGTATTTCAGCTTGCTCACAACTTTCAATTATACAAGTGGGTAAACAACTCCATGTTTTCTCTATCAAGTCTGGTTACAACCGTCATGTGTATGTAGCAAGTTCCATCATAGATATGTATGCTAAATGTGGAACCATGGAGGAGTCGGAGAAGGTTTTTGGTGAACAAGTAGAGCCGAATGAAGTAATTTATAATGCTGTGATGTGTGGATATGCTCATCATGGAAAGGCACAAGAAGCCATAGAAGTATTTAATAAGTTAGAGAAGAATGGTTTGACCCCCAATCACGTAACTTTCTTGGCTGTGCTATCAGCTTGTAGCCATTCAGGTTATGTGGAAGATACTTTGTATTTCTTTACATTGATGCttaacaaatacaaaattaagcCAGAATCTGAGCATTATGCATGCTTAGTTGATGCCTTTGGCAGGGCAGGAAGGTTAGAGGAAGCTTATCAAATAGTGCAGAAGGATGGAAGTGAATCAGCATGGAGAACATTACTAAGTGCTTGTAGGAATCATAATAACACAGAAATTGGAGAAAAATCTGCAATGAGGATGATAGAATTGAATCCCAGTGATCATGCTTCGTACATTCTTCTCTCAAACATTTACACTGGAGAGGGAAAATGGGAAGAAGCTCTTCAATGTAGGGAGAAAATGGCTAAAATTCGTCTGAAGAAAGATCCAGGCAGTAGTTGGTTGATTTGA